From a single Kitasatospora azatica KCTC 9699 genomic region:
- a CDS encoding DUF6917 domain-containing protein, with the protein MTFQQGAPSLAVQGSPAVPEDGAKRPVAGQLVKVLIHRREDRGMTVEPYASRCVRAGELHELVTTDVLDGTPGTRVDRVGFLGFTEISRAGVIDRGDTVWIGGRPVGTVLGFDACHFPNHYNILISTGEPVTGEELGLSPEAEVRFTQS; encoded by the coding sequence ATGACCTTCCAGCAGGGCGCGCCCTCGCTCGCCGTTCAGGGTTCACCGGCCGTGCCCGAGGACGGCGCCAAGCGCCCGGTGGCCGGCCAGCTGGTCAAGGTGCTGATCCACCGCCGCGAGGACCGCGGCATGACGGTGGAGCCGTATGCCAGCCGCTGCGTACGGGCCGGCGAGCTGCACGAGCTGGTCACCACCGACGTCCTGGACGGGACGCCGGGGACCCGGGTGGACCGGGTGGGGTTCCTGGGCTTCACCGAGATCTCCCGCGCGGGGGTGATCGACCGGGGCGACACGGTCTGGATCGGCGGGCGGCCGGTCGGCACCGTGCTCGGCTTCGACGCCTGCCACTTCCCCAACCACTACAACATCCTGATCAGCACGGGCGAGCCGGTGACCGGGGAGGAGCTGGGGCTGAGCCCCGAGGCCGAGGTGCGCTTCACACAGTCCTGA